In Methanobacterium veterum, a single genomic region encodes these proteins:
- a CDS encoding winged helix-turn-helix transcriptional regulator, giving the protein MCKESNCEKEAFCLCPIRGIVDVVSKKWVMCVLTSLREDPLRYNQIKKNIGEISPKTLSNTLKTLEHEGLIERNVYGETPPRVEYSLTESGKELQIALIPLVEWVRRRENHDELHTGQKSHKKNQIKNST; this is encoded by the coding sequence ATGTGCAAGGAAAGTAATTGTGAAAAAGAAGCTTTTTGCCTTTGTCCCATTCGAGGCATAGTGGATGTGGTAAGTAAAAAATGGGTGATGTGCGTGCTGACATCACTTAGAGAGGATCCACTACGATACAATCAGATTAAAAAAAATATAGGGGAAATATCTCCAAAAACTCTTTCAAATACATTAAAAACATTGGAACATGAAGGATTAATAGAAAGAAATGTTTACGGCGAAACACCTCCCAGGGTAGAATATTCTCTCACAGAATCAGGAAAAGAATTACAAATAGCATTGATACCTCTAGTTGAATGGGTTAGACGCAGGGAAAATCATGATGAACTACATACAGGTCAAAAATCCCATAAAAAAAATCAAATTAAAAACAGCACATAA
- a CDS encoding DUF5320 domain-containing protein — translation MCEDRCCGHDKDKKGRGMHHGGCHSGGMHRHFLTREEKAEMLEKYIEELEKEIKGVKQKIEELKA, via the coding sequence ATGTGTGAAGATAGATGTTGTGGACACGATAAAGATAAAAAAGGTAGGGGCATGCATCATGGGGGATGTCACTCTGGGGGAATGCATAGACATTTCTTAACTAGGGAAGAAAAAGCTGAAATGCTGGAAAAATACATAGAAGAATTAGAAAAGGAAATTAAAGGCGTAAAACAAAAAATTGAGGAGCTTAAAGCTTAA
- the fae gene encoding formaldehyde-activating enzyme, whose translation MYLIGEARFGEKVEVAHIDLLIGDKEGPVGQAFANALANQMDKHTPLFAIIAPNLTTKPVTLISPKVSLRRKGDVLRIFGPAQKGVAMAVAECVEEETIPEDAVEDICIVCSVFIHPGAEDNDKIYRNNYEAAKLAIRRAFTKEPSIDEILSERNSVVHPLYKG comes from the coding sequence ATGTATTTAATTGGAGAAGCACGGTTTGGAGAAAAAGTAGAAGTTGCACATATAGATCTCTTAATAGGTGATAAAGAAGGTCCTGTTGGGCAAGCATTTGCTAATGCTCTTGCAAATCAAATGGACAAGCATACTCCTCTTTTTGCAATTATAGCCCCTAATCTTACAACAAAACCCGTGACACTGATATCTCCTAAGGTTTCACTTAGAAGAAAGGGTGATGTTTTGAGGATATTCGGACCTGCACAAAAAGGTGTGGCAATGGCTGTTGCAGAATGTGTGGAAGAAGAAACCATTCCTGAAGATGCAGTGGAAGATATTTGCATAGTCTGCAGTGTCTTTATACATCCTGGTGCTGAAGACAATGATAAAATATACAGAAATAACTATGAAGCTGCAAAATTAGCCATAAGAAGAGCATTTACCAAGGAACCTTCAATTGATGAAATTTTAAGCGAAAGAAACTCTGTTGTTCATCCGCTCTATAAAGGATAA
- a CDS encoding SufB/SufD family protein: MLQTPLERAQKAHEKKALYGEDIDLEKFIKEEAGEHERVERAVEIPKKVQDTLLKVGVDTTEKERSGTFIQMDQSGIYNASPSESVEIMGMNVALDKYGWLKDYMWKAVAPDADKYTAQTAIRESEEGSSGYFIRSLPGSKEVFPLQACMFIGDEKVMQTAHNIIIAEENSELHIITGCATGEDVSSALHVGVSEFYLKPGSKITFTMVHNWAEQVDVRPRTGVMCGDDSTYISNYILTSPVRSIQSYPTAYCSGKNSKVLFQSILGGQKDSILDMGSRVYLEGEGSSTEMISRAVSKDNSQVYARGHLAGRMHDTKGHLECHGLVLSDDSMIYAVPELEGSARDLELSHEAAVGKIAEEEVLYLMSRGLTEEEAASMIVRGFLSMDITGLPQELADETKRMLDMSLQGM; the protein is encoded by the coding sequence ATGTTGCAAACTCCACTAGAACGTGCCCAAAAAGCCCATGAAAAGAAAGCTCTTTATGGGGAAGATATAGATCTTGAAAAATTTATAAAAGAAGAAGCAGGGGAACACGAACGCGTAGAAAGAGCTGTTGAAATTCCCAAAAAGGTCCAGGATACATTACTTAAAGTAGGAGTAGACACCACTGAAAAAGAGCGTTCAGGTACATTTATACAGATGGACCAGAGTGGAATCTATAACGCATCTCCTTCTGAAAGTGTTGAAATAATGGGAATGAATGTGGCGCTAGACAAATATGGATGGCTTAAAGATTACATGTGGAAAGCTGTAGCTCCTGATGCAGATAAATATACTGCACAAACCGCAATAAGAGAATCAGAAGAAGGAAGCAGCGGTTATTTCATAAGATCTTTACCGGGTTCTAAAGAAGTATTCCCATTACAGGCATGTATGTTCATCGGTGATGAAAAGGTAATGCAGACCGCCCACAACATAATCATTGCAGAAGAAAATTCTGAACTGCATATTATAACTGGCTGTGCCACTGGAGAAGACGTAAGCTCTGCACTTCACGTAGGAGTTTCAGAATTTTATCTTAAACCAGGATCTAAAATTACATTTACAATGGTACACAACTGGGCAGAACAAGTAGATGTACGCCCAAGAACAGGAGTCATGTGTGGAGATGATTCGACTTATATAAGCAATTATATCCTTACAAGCCCCGTTAGAAGTATTCAATCTTATCCAACAGCTTACTGCAGCGGTAAAAATTCTAAAGTTTTATTCCAGTCAATTCTCGGAGGCCAAAAAGACTCCATATTAGACATGGGATCACGTGTTTATCTAGAAGGGGAAGGATCAAGCACAGAAATGATTTCACGGGCAGTTTCCAAGGATAATTCTCAAGTTTATGCCAGAGGACATCTAGCAGGTAGAATGCATGATACAAAAGGACACTTAGAATGTCATGGCCTTGTTTTATCTGATGATTCTATGATATATGCAGTTCCAGAACTGGAAGGTAGTGCCCGAGATTTAGAACTATCTCACGAAGCTGCAGTAGGTAAAATAGCAGAAGAAGAAGTATTATACCTAATGTCCAGAGGACTTACAGAAGAAGAAGCTGCTTCTATGATTGTAAGAGGGTTCTTAAGCATGGACATTACAGGGCTGCCTCAAGAACTTGCAGATGAAACCAAAAGAATGCTCGATATGAGTTTACAGGGCATGTAA
- the sufC gene encoding Fe-S cluster assembly ATPase SufC, with protein sequence MLLEITDLAVEVNGKEILSDIDLYIKEGETHVLLGPNGSGKSTLFMSLLGFPKYDITRGEIIFKGEDITNLTTTERVRRGIGVSFQNPPAIRGVKLNDLLKIEHGESGEELSPEMKDLATKLKLDQRFLERDVNLGFSGGEVKRSEILQLLAQQPDFIMFDEPDSGVDIENVELLAEEINTLLDKDKKPGMRKKSGLLITHLGYILNFVGADTAHVLMDGKIACSGNPTEVLEDIRKEGFKGCVECCKLH encoded by the coding sequence CTGCTACTTGAAATAACTGATCTAGCTGTTGAAGTAAATGGAAAAGAAATACTAAGCGATATCGATCTTTATATTAAAGAAGGAGAAACCCATGTGCTCTTAGGACCAAATGGGTCTGGTAAAAGTACGTTGTTTATGAGCTTACTTGGATTTCCTAAGTACGACATAACACGAGGAGAAATTATCTTTAAAGGTGAAGATATAACCAATTTAACCACTACAGAACGTGTAAGGAGAGGCATAGGTGTAAGTTTTCAAAATCCACCAGCCATAAGAGGAGTTAAACTTAACGATCTCCTTAAAATTGAACACGGGGAAAGTGGTGAAGAATTAAGTCCTGAAATGAAGGATCTTGCCACTAAACTTAAACTTGACCAGAGATTCTTAGAAAGAGATGTTAATTTAGGATTTTCAGGAGGAGAAGTAAAACGGTCCGAAATCTTACAGCTCCTTGCTCAACAACCAGACTTTATCATGTTCGATGAACCTGACTCTGGTGTGGACATTGAAAATGTAGAGCTTCTGGCTGAAGAAATAAATACTCTCCTGGATAAAGACAAAAAACCAGGCATGAGGAAAAAATCAGGACTTTTAATAACTCATTTAGGTTACATTCTCAATTTTGTAGGTGCAGATACTGCCCACGTACTTATGGATGGTAAAATAGCCTGTTCAGGGAATCCCACTGAAGTTTTAGAAGACATTAGAAAAGAAGGATTTAAAGGATGTGTTGAATGTTGCAAACTCCACTAG